A genomic stretch from Marinimicrobium sp. C6131 includes:
- a CDS encoding FHA domain-containing protein: protein MAWLIQLVDDVAVHKFELVGGELTLGRHPECDVLIDDSAVSGRHARMSVKPNPDFPQFREYYLEDLGSTNGTFVNDQRVAQRLRLHHNDKIRLAWNQFKFVNNDEQDLERTRHMVSS, encoded by the coding sequence ATGGCTTGGTTGATTCAACTCGTAGACGATGTCGCCGTTCACAAGTTTGAACTTGTGGGTGGTGAATTGACGCTGGGGCGTCACCCCGAGTGTGACGTGCTGATTGACGACAGCGCGGTCAGCGGTCGTCACGCCCGCATGAGCGTGAAGCCCAATCCGGATTTCCCGCAGTTTCGGGAGTATTACCTGGAGGATCTGGGCAGTACCAACGGCACTTTTGTGAATGATCAACGAGTGGCGCAGCGGTTGCGACTCCACCATAACGACAAGATCCGGCTGGCCTGGAATCAGTTCAAGTTCGTGAATAACGACGAGCAGGACCTGGAGCGCACCCGACATATGGTATCGAGCTGA
- a CDS encoding family 43 glycosylhydrolase codes for MSTSFKRTLGATLMGLAGAAGVQADNPIITERFSADPAALVHDGKVYLYVGHDEATVDGDFFVLKEWNIYSSTDLENWTLEGEVPRTIFEWADGDSAWASQAIERDGKFYWYTTVRMPVPEEGDWQGGYTLGVAVSDDPVTGWKDALGKPLIDPNDTEPAPHMIEHSHSWDDIDPSVFIDHDGQAYLYWGNSHLYYAKLKDNMIEFDGEVHKVEFDMPGTFTEAPWVHEKNGKYYLTYAMNYPEELAYAMSDSPEGPWEYKGLLMDVLEDSGTSHQAILEYEGEDYFIYHTSALPTGGNFRRSVSMEFLEYNADGTIKKLTPTASGITHTARALQSHANTDEYVRYGDGEETTVTELNAQDHWNFKWHLEPLAEQGGNTVSFQPETRMGYYLVAQDGDVAIVEHDGTDEFARAATFEQVSGLAGEGASFRSLENRAHYLMVSRGELTLGQPGSAAERNAATFEVMPTE; via the coding sequence ATGTCGACATCTTTCAAGCGCACTCTGGGCGCCACCCTGATGGGTCTCGCCGGTGCGGCGGGCGTACAGGCGGATAACCCCATCATCACCGAACGCTTCAGCGCGGACCCGGCCGCTCTGGTTCACGACGGTAAGGTCTACCTGTATGTGGGCCACGACGAGGCCACAGTGGATGGTGACTTCTTTGTCCTCAAGGAGTGGAACATCTACTCCTCCACCGACCTGGAAAACTGGACACTTGAGGGTGAGGTGCCCCGCACCATTTTCGAATGGGCCGATGGCGACTCCGCCTGGGCCTCCCAGGCGATTGAGCGCGACGGGAAGTTCTACTGGTACACCACAGTGCGTATGCCGGTGCCCGAGGAAGGCGACTGGCAGGGCGGCTACACCTTGGGGGTTGCCGTATCGGACGATCCGGTCACCGGCTGGAAAGATGCCCTGGGCAAACCGCTGATTGACCCCAACGACACCGAGCCGGCGCCTCATATGATCGAACACAGCCACAGCTGGGACGACATCGACCCGAGCGTCTTCATTGATCACGACGGCCAGGCCTACCTCTACTGGGGCAACTCCCACCTCTACTACGCCAAACTCAAAGACAACATGATCGAGTTCGATGGCGAAGTGCACAAAGTCGAATTCGACATGCCCGGCACTTTCACCGAAGCGCCCTGGGTGCACGAGAAAAATGGCAAATACTACCTGACCTACGCCATGAACTACCCCGAAGAACTGGCCTACGCCATGAGCGACAGCCCCGAAGGCCCCTGGGAATACAAAGGCCTGCTGATGGATGTGCTCGAAGACAGCGGCACCAGCCATCAGGCGATCCTGGAATACGAAGGTGAAGACTACTTCATCTACCACACCTCCGCGCTGCCCACCGGAGGCAACTTCCGCCGCTCCGTCTCCATGGAATTCCTGGAATACAACGCCGATGGCACCATCAAAAAACTGACCCCCACCGCCTCGGGCATCACCCACACCGCCCGGGCGCTGCAGAGCCACGCGAATACCGACGAATACGTCCGCTATGGCGACGGGGAAGAGACCACCGTCACCGAGTTGAACGCCCAAGACCACTGGAACTTCAAGTGGCACCTGGAACCCTTGGCAGAACAGGGCGGCAACACCGTCTCCTTCCAGCCGGAAACCCGTATGGGCTACTACCTGGTGGCGCAGGACGGCGACGTCGCCATTGTTGAGCACGACGGTACCGACGAATTTGCTCGTGCAGCTACCTTTGAACAGGTGAGTGGCCTGGCGGGGGAGGGTGCGTCCTTCCGGTCGCTGGAGAACCGGGCGCATTACCTGATGGTAAGTCGCGGTGAATTGACCTTGGGTCAGCCGGGCTCAGCCGCCGAGCGTAACGCGGCTACGTTTGAGGTTATGCCTACCGAATAA
- a CDS encoding EVE domain-containing protein, with product MANYWLFKSEPDEYGIDDLRREKAGVGRWNGIRNYQARNFLRDEVAVGDGVLIYHSQCKVPGVAGTARVVKAAYPDPAQFDPKSDYFDPKASGEAPRWFCVDIQFESAFDEVVPLKVIKQQEPLNEMVLLKQGRLSIQPVTAKEWKYILKMAS from the coding sequence ATGGCAAATTACTGGTTGTTTAAATCCGAGCCGGATGAGTATGGCATTGACGATTTGCGGCGGGAGAAGGCGGGCGTTGGCCGCTGGAACGGGATTCGCAATTATCAGGCGCGTAATTTTCTGCGCGATGAGGTGGCTGTCGGTGATGGCGTTCTGATTTACCACAGTCAATGCAAGGTGCCGGGTGTGGCGGGCACGGCCAGGGTGGTGAAGGCGGCCTATCCGGATCCGGCGCAGTTTGATCCGAAGAGTGATTATTTTGATCCGAAGGCGTCGGGGGAGGCTCCGCGCTGGTTTTGTGTGGATATCCAGTTTGAGTCGGCGTTTGATGAGGTGGTGCCCTTGAAGGTGATCAAGCAGCAGGAGCCGTTGAATGAGATGGTGCTGTTGAAGCAGGGCCGCTTGTCGATTCAGCCGGTAACGGCGAAGGAATGGAAGTACATTCTGAAGATGGCTTCGTGA
- the thrS gene encoding threonine--tRNA ligase gives MPVITLPDGSKREFSQPVTLMQVAEDIGPGLAKATVCGRINGKLVDACELIENDAEVTLITGRDPEGLEVIRHSFAHLVGHAVKQLIPEAKMAIGPVIEDGFYYDIDAPHPITTDDMEAIEKRVQELIKKDYDVIKKMTPIEQARELFMERGEDFKVELIDDLIAAGEKAVGLYHHEEYVDMCRGPHVPNTRVMRYFKLMRVSGAYWRGDSSNKQLQRIYGTAWNDKKALKAYIQRLEEAEKRDHRKLAKKHNLFHTQEEAPGMVFWHPKGWTIYKTLENYMRDMQHRHDYQEIRTPQVVDMTLWQKSGHADKFGDGMFTLKSEDRDFAVKPMNCPCHVQVFNQGLKSYRDLPLRLAEFGSCHRNEPSGSLHGIMRVRGFTQDDAHIFCTESQIQPEVADFIDFLHEVYRDFGFDEIIYRLSTRPEERVGSDESWDKAEQALAEALNAKGLDWEELPGEGAFYGPKIEFSLKDCIGRVWQLGTIQVDFSMPGRLDAQYVAEDGSRQVPVMLHRAILGSFERFIGILIEHYEGIFPAWLAPEQAVVMNITDNQAEYAQKVEKTLRNKGFRVISDLRNEKIGFKIREHTLQRIPYLLVIGDKEMESGALAVRTRGGEDLGVMSVEDFAERLAADVAQRGRSQSR, from the coding sequence ATGCCTGTTATTACACTGCCCGACGGTTCCAAACGCGAATTCTCCCAGCCAGTCACTTTGATGCAAGTCGCCGAAGACATTGGCCCCGGTCTGGCCAAAGCCACCGTGTGCGGCCGCATCAACGGCAAACTGGTTGACGCCTGCGAGCTCATTGAAAATGACGCCGAGGTCACCCTGATTACCGGCCGCGACCCGGAAGGGCTGGAAGTCATCCGTCACTCTTTTGCTCACCTGGTGGGCCATGCCGTCAAACAGTTGATCCCCGAAGCCAAAATGGCCATCGGTCCGGTGATTGAAGACGGCTTCTACTACGACATCGACGCGCCGCATCCCATTACCACCGACGATATGGAAGCCATCGAGAAGCGCGTTCAGGAGTTGATCAAGAAAGATTACGACGTCATCAAAAAAATGACCCCCATCGAACAGGCCCGCGAGCTGTTCATGGAGCGGGGCGAAGACTTCAAAGTCGAGCTGATTGATGACCTGATCGCCGCCGGCGAAAAGGCGGTGGGCCTCTATCATCACGAAGAATACGTCGACATGTGCCGTGGTCCCCATGTGCCCAATACCCGGGTCATGCGCTACTTCAAGCTGATGCGGGTCTCCGGCGCCTACTGGCGGGGCGACTCCAGCAACAAACAGTTGCAGCGTATCTACGGCACCGCCTGGAATGACAAGAAGGCGCTCAAAGCCTATATCCAGCGTCTGGAAGAGGCGGAAAAGCGGGACCACCGCAAGCTGGCCAAAAAACACAACCTGTTCCACACCCAGGAAGAGGCGCCGGGCATGGTGTTCTGGCATCCCAAGGGCTGGACCATCTACAAGACCCTGGAAAACTACATGCGCGACATGCAGCATCGCCATGATTACCAGGAAATCCGCACCCCGCAGGTGGTGGATATGACCCTGTGGCAGAAATCCGGCCACGCGGACAAGTTCGGTGACGGCATGTTCACCCTCAAGTCCGAAGATCGGGATTTTGCCGTCAAGCCGATGAACTGCCCCTGTCACGTGCAGGTGTTCAACCAGGGCCTGAAGAGCTACCGGGATCTGCCCCTGCGTCTGGCCGAGTTCGGCTCCTGTCACCGCAATGAGCCCTCCGGCTCCCTGCACGGCATCATGCGGGTGCGCGGCTTTACCCAGGACGACGCCCACATTTTCTGTACCGAGAGCCAGATTCAGCCGGAAGTGGCCGATTTCATCGACTTCCTGCACGAGGTGTACCGGGATTTCGGCTTTGACGAGATCATCTACCGTCTGTCCACCCGCCCGGAAGAACGGGTCGGTAGCGACGAGAGCTGGGACAAGGCCGAGCAGGCCCTGGCCGAGGCGCTGAACGCCAAAGGCCTGGACTGGGAAGAGCTGCCGGGGGAGGGCGCCTTCTACGGGCCCAAGATCGAATTCTCCCTGAAAGACTGCATTGGTCGGGTCTGGCAGTTGGGCACCATTCAGGTGGATTTCTCCATGCCGGGTCGCCTGGATGCCCAATATGTGGCCGAAGATGGCTCCCGCCAGGTGCCGGTCATGTTGCACCGGGCCATTTTGGGCTCTTTCGAGCGTTTTATCGGTATTCTGATCGAACATTACGAGGGGATTTTCCCCGCCTGGCTGGCGCCAGAGCAGGCGGTGGTGATGAATATTACCGACAATCAGGCCGAATATGCCCAAAAAGTGGAAAAAACCTTGCGAAATAAAGGGTTTAGGGTCATTTCGGACTTGAGAAACGAGAAGATCGGCTTTAAAATCCGCGAGCACACCCTTCAGCGGATTCCCTATTTGCTCGTGATCGGCGACAAGGAGATGGAATCCGGGGCTCTCGCCGTGCGCACGCGCGGGGGCGAAGACTTGGGGGTAATGAGCGTGGAAGACTTCGCCGAACGCCTGGCGGCCGATGTGGCCCAGCGCGGACGGAGTCAGTCCCGGTAA
- the infC gene encoding translation initiation factor IF-3: protein MWPSADGVSPGNGRAQARTLRTDGPAQIFNKQEITAIKRPAPKGKSKKARINDQIEASEVRLIGPNGDQIGVVPLADALEAAQSADLDLVEISPDSDPIVCKVMDYGKHLFEIKKTKAAAKKKQKQQQIKEMKFRPGTEEGDYEVKLRNLVRFLENGDKAKVTLRFRGREMAHQELGMEVMHRVEKDLEELGTVEQKPKMEGRQLTMVIAPKKKK from the coding sequence ATGTGGCCCAGCGCGGACGGAGTCAGTCCCGGTAACGGCAGGGCTCAGGCCCGCACGTTGCGAACGGACGGGCCAGCTCAGATTTTCAACAAACAGGAGATAACAGCTATCAAACGACCAGCGCCTAAAGGCAAGTCCAAAAAAGCTCGGATTAACGATCAAATTGAAGCCAGCGAGGTGCGCCTGATCGGCCCCAATGGCGACCAAATCGGTGTTGTACCCTTGGCCGACGCGCTCGAGGCGGCACAATCCGCGGACCTGGATCTGGTGGAAATATCGCCCGATAGCGACCCCATCGTCTGTAAGGTGATGGATTACGGGAAGCACCTGTTTGAGATCAAGAAAACCAAGGCGGCTGCCAAGAAGAAACAGAAGCAGCAGCAGATCAAAGAAATGAAATTCCGTCCAGGGACGGAGGAAGGGGACTACGAGGTCAAACTACGCAACCTCGTACGTTTCCTGGAGAACGGGGACAAGGCCAAAGTAACCTTACGGTTCCGCGGCCGGGAAATGGCTCACCAGGAACTCGGCATGGAAGTTATGCATCGTGTCGAAAAGGACCTGGAAGAGCTGGGCACCGTTGAGCAAAAGCCGAAGATGGAAGGCCGGCAGCTCACTATGGTGATCGCCCCGAAAAAGAAGAAGTAG
- the rpmI gene encoding 50S ribosomal protein L35, with amino-acid sequence MATKAKVHSGAAKRFKKTAAGFKHKHAFKSHILTKMTTKRKRQLRGTSVLNAADVPAVKRMLRSN; translated from the coding sequence ATGGCAACAAAAGCTAAAGTACACAGTGGCGCCGCCAAGCGCTTCAAGAAGACCGCGGCTGGTTTTAAGCACAAGCACGCTTTCAAAAGCCACATCCTCACCAAAATGACCACCAAGCGCAAGCGTCAGCTGCGTGGCACCAGCGTTCTGAACGCTGCTGATGTCCCGGCCGTCAAGCGCATGTTGCGTTCCAACTGA
- the rplT gene encoding 50S ribosomal protein L20 has protein sequence MARVKRGVEARRRHKKVLKAAKGYYGARSRVFRVAKQAVIKAGQYAYRDRRNKKRNFRQLWIARINAQSRAEGMTYSQLIAGLKKANIVLDRRVLADLAVHDKAAFAVVVAQAKSALAA, from the coding sequence ATGGCTCGAGTAAAACGTGGTGTGGAAGCACGCCGTCGTCACAAGAAAGTTCTTAAGGCTGCAAAAGGTTATTATGGAGCCCGTTCACGGGTATTCCGCGTAGCCAAGCAAGCGGTTATCAAGGCCGGTCAGTACGCTTATCGCGACCGTCGCAACAAGAAGCGTAACTTCCGTCAGCTGTGGATCGCGCGTATCAACGCCCAGTCCCGCGCTGAAGGCATGACCTACAGCCAACTGATCGCCGGCTTGAAAAAAGCCAATATCGTTCTCGACCGTCGCGTACTGGCCGATCTGGCCGTTCACGACAAAGCGGCGTTTGCCGTCGTTGTTGCACAGGCTAAATCAGCTCTGGCTGCTTAA
- the pheS gene encoding phenylalanine--tRNA ligase subunit alpha — protein sequence MENLNALTEAALKQVQEADDLASLDKVRVEYLGKKGSISAQMKSLGQLSAEERPAAGAKINEAKNQVQDALNERKAALEKAAIDAQLAAETLDVTLPGRANQTGGLHPVTRTLERIEAIFAAVGYTVEEGPEIEDDYHNFEALNIPSHHPARAMHDTFYVDDTHVLRTHTSPVQVRTMENRKPPIRIICPGRVYRCDSDLTHTPMFHQIEGLVVDKGISFADLKGTVDEFLKAFFEADVPVRFRPSYFPFTEPSAEVDIQCTQCQGKGCRVCKQSGWLEVMGCGMVHPEVFKASGVDPDTYTGFAFGMGVERLAMLRYGVNDLRLFFENDLRFLKQF from the coding sequence ATGGAAAATCTCAATGCGCTGACCGAAGCGGCGCTCAAGCAGGTACAAGAAGCCGATGACCTGGCCAGCCTGGACAAAGTCCGGGTCGAGTATCTGGGCAAGAAAGGCAGTATCAGCGCCCAGATGAAAAGCCTGGGACAGCTGTCCGCCGAGGAGCGGCCCGCCGCCGGGGCGAAAATCAACGAAGCCAAGAATCAGGTTCAGGACGCGCTGAATGAGCGCAAAGCGGCCCTGGAAAAAGCGGCCATTGACGCCCAACTCGCCGCCGAGACTCTGGATGTGACCCTGCCGGGCCGCGCCAACCAGACCGGTGGATTGCACCCGGTCACCCGCACGCTTGAGCGAATCGAAGCCATTTTCGCCGCGGTGGGTTATACCGTGGAAGAAGGCCCGGAAATCGAAGACGATTACCACAACTTCGAAGCTCTGAATATTCCGTCCCATCACCCTGCGCGGGCGATGCACGACACCTTTTACGTGGACGACACCCACGTACTGCGCACCCACACCTCGCCGGTACAGGTGCGCACCATGGAAAACCGGAAGCCGCCCATTCGCATCATCTGCCCGGGGCGGGTGTACCGCTGCGACTCGGATCTGACCCATACCCCCATGTTCCACCAGATCGAAGGTCTGGTGGTGGACAAGGGCATCAGCTTTGCCGACCTGAAAGGCACGGTAGACGAATTTCTGAAAGCCTTCTTTGAGGCCGACGTGCCCGTGCGTTTCCGGCCGTCCTACTTCCCCTTTACCGAACCTTCCGCCGAGGTGGATATTCAATGCACCCAGTGCCAGGGCAAGGGTTGCCGCGTGTGCAAGCAGTCCGGCTGGCTGGAAGTGATGGGTTGCGGCATGGTTCATCCGGAAGTCTTCAAAGCCAGCGGCGTGGACCCGGATACCTACACCGGCTTCGCTTTCGGCATGGGGGTCGAGCGCCTCGCCATGCTCCGCTACGGCGTGAACGATCTGCGCCTGTTCTTCGAAAACGACCTGCGTTTCCTGAAACAGTTTTAA
- the pheT gene encoding phenylalanine--tRNA ligase subunit beta — protein MKVSESWLREWVNPAITTDELAAQITMAGLEVDAVDPVAGEFSGVVVGEIVSVEQHPDADKLRVCKVAGEGDELRQVVCGAPNAREGIKVPFATVGATLPGDFKIKKAKLRGVESFGMLCAQTELEAGDDDDGLWELPVDAPTGTDLREYLGLNDQIIEVDLTPNRSDCLSIKGIAREVGVLNRVPVNEPEIVPVKPVNDETRPVTLSAPEGCSRYVGRVVRNIDISRPSPLWLQEKLRRAGLRSIDAVVDVTNYVLLELGQPMHAFDLAKLSGGIDVRLAKPDEKLVLLDDQEVTLTEGTLVIADQEKPLAMAGIMGGRDSAVGPETRDIFLESAFFNPIAIAGKARSYGLHTDSSHRFERGVDYQLQEQAMERATELLLSVVGGEPGPLVKAWDENHLPGDRTVSLRRERVTSGLGLELPDEDVEAILTGLGLTLTEQTDAGWTFAVPSYRFDLAIEADLLEELARIYGYNRLPTRSLAAALSIPARPEGRLSLERIRRELVARDYQEAITYSFIEPKLSKQFAPDIEPVALRNPISADMAVMRPTLLPGLVSTLQHNLNRQQERVRLFESGQRFVPGADGKLSQEPMLAGLIYGSRQPEGWANVKEPVDFYDLKGDLEAVLALTGAGDEFRMAPGAHPALHPGQSAAIYRGETQVGVIGTLHPQLQRGLDIPGAVFVFELALSALKSARKPAFEPLSRFPSVRRDLALLVDRGVAAQSLFDCVKSHAGEQLRDLKVFDVYVGKGIDPHRKSVALGLTFQDASRTLNEEEINASVERVVERLKEEFGATLR, from the coding sequence ATGAAAGTAAGTGAATCCTGGTTGCGGGAGTGGGTAAACCCGGCCATCACCACCGATGAACTGGCCGCTCAGATCACCATGGCGGGCCTGGAAGTCGATGCCGTTGATCCGGTCGCGGGTGAGTTCAGCGGCGTGGTGGTCGGCGAGATCGTCTCGGTCGAACAGCACCCGGACGCGGACAAACTGCGCGTGTGTAAAGTGGCGGGCGAGGGCGATGAACTCCGGCAGGTGGTGTGCGGTGCACCCAACGCCCGTGAAGGCATCAAGGTGCCGTTCGCGACCGTCGGCGCCACGCTCCCCGGTGACTTCAAGATCAAGAAAGCCAAGCTGCGCGGCGTGGAATCCTTCGGCATGCTCTGCGCCCAGACCGAACTGGAAGCCGGCGATGATGACGACGGCCTGTGGGAGCTGCCCGTCGATGCGCCCACCGGCACCGACCTGCGCGAGTATCTGGGCCTGAACGACCAGATTATCGAAGTCGACCTGACCCCAAACCGCAGTGACTGCCTGAGCATCAAAGGTATTGCCCGGGAAGTCGGGGTGCTCAATCGTGTGCCGGTCAATGAACCCGAGATCGTTCCGGTCAAACCGGTCAACGACGAGACCCGACCGGTCACCCTGAGCGCGCCGGAAGGCTGCAGCCGCTATGTCGGTCGCGTGGTCCGGAACATTGATATCAGCCGCCCCAGCCCCCTGTGGCTGCAGGAGAAGCTGCGCCGGGCCGGTCTGCGCAGCATCGACGCGGTAGTGGATGTCACCAACTACGTACTGCTCGAGCTGGGCCAACCCATGCATGCGTTCGACCTTGCCAAACTCAGTGGCGGTATCGACGTGCGCCTGGCCAAGCCGGATGAAAAGCTTGTACTGCTGGACGATCAGGAAGTCACCCTGACCGAAGGCACACTGGTGATTGCCGACCAGGAAAAGCCCCTGGCCATGGCGGGCATCATGGGCGGTCGCGACAGCGCGGTCGGCCCCGAAACCCGGGACATCTTCCTGGAAAGCGCCTTTTTCAATCCCATCGCCATTGCCGGTAAAGCCCGCAGCTATGGCCTGCATACCGATTCTTCCCACCGCTTTGAGCGCGGCGTGGACTATCAGCTGCAAGAACAGGCCATGGAACGCGCCACCGAGCTGCTGCTGAGTGTGGTGGGCGGTGAGCCCGGCCCCCTGGTCAAAGCCTGGGATGAAAACCACCTGCCGGGCGATCGCACCGTCAGTCTGCGTCGCGAGCGTGTGACCAGCGGCCTGGGTCTGGAATTGCCGGATGAAGACGTGGAAGCCATTCTGACCGGCCTGGGGCTGACCCTGACCGAACAGACCGATGCCGGCTGGACCTTCGCGGTGCCCAGCTACCGGTTCGATCTGGCCATCGAGGCAGACCTGCTCGAAGAGCTGGCCCGCATCTACGGCTACAACCGGCTGCCCACCCGCAGTCTGGCCGCGGCCCTGAGTATTCCGGCCCGCCCGGAAGGGCGCCTGTCTCTGGAGCGTATTCGCCGGGAACTGGTGGCGCGGGATTATCAGGAAGCGATTACCTACAGCTTTATCGAGCCCAAGCTGTCCAAGCAGTTTGCGCCGGATATCGAGCCCGTCGCTCTGCGCAACCCCATCAGCGCCGATATGGCGGTCATGCGCCCGACCCTGCTGCCCGGGTTGGTCTCCACCCTCCAGCACAACCTGAACCGCCAGCAGGAGCGTGTGCGCCTGTTTGAGAGCGGGCAGCGGTTTGTTCCCGGTGCGGACGGCAAACTGAGCCAGGAGCCCATGCTGGCCGGTCTGATTTATGGCAGTCGTCAGCCCGAGGGTTGGGCCAATGTCAAAGAACCCGTGGACTTCTACGACCTCAAAGGCGACCTGGAAGCCGTACTGGCGCTTACCGGGGCCGGTGATGAGTTCCGCATGGCACCCGGTGCCCATCCGGCCCTGCACCCGGGCCAGTCCGCCGCCATTTACCGGGGTGAGACCCAGGTCGGCGTGATCGGCACCCTGCATCCGCAGCTGCAGCGCGGTCTGGACATCCCCGGAGCGGTGTTTGTGTTCGAACTGGCCCTGTCGGCGCTCAAGTCCGCCCGCAAGCCCGCCTTTGAGCCGCTGTCCCGTTTCCCAAGTGTCCGTCGGGACCTGGCGCTGCTGGTCGACCGGGGCGTGGCGGCCCAAAGCCTGTTCGATTGCGTCAAAAGCCACGCCGGTGAGCAATTGCGAGACTTAAAGGTCTTTGACGTGTATGTGGGCAAAGGTATTGATCCGCATAGAAAAAGTGTCGCTCTGGGCTTGACCTTTCAGGACGCTTCGCGCACTCTTAACGAGGAAGAGATCAACGCCTCTGTCGAGCGGGTAGTGGAACGCTTGAAAGAGGAGTTTGGTGCCACCCTCAGATAG
- the ihfA gene encoding integration host factor subunit alpha codes for MSGGALTKADLAEKLYDELGLNKREAKELVELFFEEIRRSLESNEQVKLSGFGNFDLRDKSQRPGRNPKTGEEIPISARRVVTFRPGQKLKAKVEAYAGTKP; via the coding sequence ATGTCGGGCGGGGCTCTCACAAAAGCCGATCTAGCCGAAAAACTCTACGACGAGCTTGGCCTCAACAAGCGTGAGGCCAAAGAGCTCGTGGAGCTGTTTTTTGAGGAAATCCGGCGGTCACTGGAAAGCAACGAACAGGTAAAACTGTCCGGATTTGGTAACTTTGACCTGCGAGATAAAAGCCAGCGCCCGGGGCGCAATCCCAAAACCGGGGAAGAAATCCCCATCAGCGCCCGCCGGGTGGTCACCTTCAGACCAGGACAAAAACTCAAGGCCAAAGTAGAAGCCTATGCTGGAACCAAGCCATAA
- a CDS encoding MerR family transcriptional regulator: MLEPSHNDELPVIPGKRYFTIGEVSELCAVKPHVLRYWEQEFPQLKPVKRRGNRRYYQRQDVLTIRQIRALLYDQGFTIGGARQQMEGETAQQDASQFSQLVGQMIAELEEVLEVLKTR; this comes from the coding sequence ATGCTGGAACCAAGCCATAACGACGAATTGCCGGTAATTCCGGGCAAGCGCTACTTCACCATTGGTGAGGTCAGCGAGCTTTGCGCCGTGAAACCTCACGTACTGCGCTATTGGGAGCAGGAATTCCCCCAGCTCAAGCCGGTCAAGCGTCGGGGTAACCGCCGGTACTATCAGCGCCAGGACGTGCTCACCATCCGCCAGATTCGGGCCCTGCTGTACGACCAGGGCTTCACCATCGGCGGCGCCCGCCAGCAGATGGAAGGGGAGACGGCCCAGCAGGACGCCAGCCAGTTCAGCCAACTCGTCGGCCAGATGATCGCCGAGCTGGAAGAAGTCCTGGAAGTGCTGAAAACCCGCTAA
- a CDS encoding glycoside hydrolase family 19 protein yields MSYASQFNRVNLSSLQRSVGNGGANLPLDVLLIQRLLNGTKHLYQGKESLLPDGVYGPATGRQISLYQKSVVGMVNPDTLVNVNRATHRSLVASLKPDYILNQQIHSQLNQKSAIDTDQFKALYEAQFPGAQHIGSLVALLKRILGDADITDVRWVAYMLATVRRECGGAWQPIREWGRGRHRPYGNEIKVTDPVTGKEKTNVYYGRGYVQLTWDYNYRNVGELLGMGESLYINPDEALKPDVAYKIMSLGMRRGIFANASLAQFLSGKRTDYVGARRIINGNDHAEEIARDARDFEELLFASSAQKLFRLMPNNRFAHYA; encoded by the coding sequence GTGTCTTACGCGAGTCAGTTTAACAGGGTAAATCTCTCCTCTTTACAGCGTAGCGTCGGAAATGGTGGCGCTAACCTTCCTCTCGATGTGCTTCTTATCCAACGTTTGCTGAATGGCACAAAGCACTTGTATCAGGGTAAAGAATCTCTGCTGCCGGATGGGGTTTATGGTCCCGCCACAGGACGTCAAATATCCCTTTATCAAAAGTCTGTCGTGGGTATGGTAAATCCCGATACGCTCGTAAATGTCAATCGGGCTACCCATCGAAGCCTGGTAGCGTCGTTGAAACCGGACTATATACTCAATCAACAGATTCATTCGCAGTTGAATCAAAAATCGGCAATTGACACGGATCAATTCAAAGCGCTGTACGAAGCGCAGTTTCCTGGCGCTCAGCACATTGGATCGCTTGTTGCCCTGCTCAAGAGAATCCTCGGCGATGCCGATATCACCGATGTTCGTTGGGTGGCCTATATGTTGGCGACGGTCAGGCGCGAATGCGGTGGAGCATGGCAGCCGATTCGGGAGTGGGGGCGAGGTCGTCATCGCCCCTATGGTAATGAGATAAAAGTGACTGATCCGGTTACAGGGAAAGAGAAAACCAATGTTTACTATGGTAGAGGGTATGTCCAACTGACCTGGGACTACAATTACAGAAATGTTGGCGAGCTGCTGGGTATGGGGGAGTCGCTTTACATCAACCCTGACGAGGCGCTCAAACCGGATGTCGCTTATAAAATCATGTCACTGGGTATGAGAAGAGGGATTTTTGCCAATGCAAGTCTGGCGCAGTTTCTGTCTGGCAAGCGAACGGATTATGTCGGAGCAAGACGAATCATCAATGGCAATGATCATGCTGAAGAAATCGCGCGGGATGCCAGGGATTTTGAGGAGCTGCTCTTTGCTTCGTCAGCACAGAAACTGTTTCGATTGATGCCCAACAACAGGTTTGCACACTATGCGTAG